In Erigeron canadensis isolate Cc75 unplaced genomic scaffold, C_canadensis_v1 Conyza_canadensis_unscaffolded:13, whole genome shotgun sequence, a genomic segment contains:
- the LOC122584228 gene encoding uncharacterized protein LOC122584228 — MTDNDFELGADNTNPRIDSDDVSSLENTNPSLNSASVNFKTDSGVENVSDEGNDVNNDSRPENDEVVVRDRDVKSVKKKGKKRMESKTDLLPVYDSMISQFDEFAAKNGVVIISEERSPGGLGEGLTGGHGFEVGDMVWGKVKSHPWWPGHIFSEDFATPSVRRSKRDGLLLVAFFGDSSYGWFDPSELVPFDTDFEEKCRQTNAKSFVKAVEEAVDELSRRSALGLACMCRSKENFRQTDVKGYFAVDVPDYEPGAVYSVDAIGKAREGFKPDLALDFIRRLALEPTGGESTGIEFIKNKANVVSYRRAVYEEFDDTYLQAFGYDTARSSPETSKEPAPRKTPAKAPLSGRQVFADTSGKGKSSTKPNKPKDHAKKDKYLLKRRDEPKQVKGNQKEKGKVALSPQLGHIEDSTTIAAGDFVLQKRVSAAHGSVGLDIANDGTPLVDISEKGAIMEDKPMDLESEEPGFQTINSNVDNDDKRIVSQMEDKNTSSDLVDDKTSSDKLVITHKDIRNSGAQKDIASQSADKGLKKVKVSKRPFGELGAGKSVLPEKKKRKKERLMSDGTQGAPLMKKVLTKKHVQSTNPMVEIPHGTDSKSTISSSSHTGTQETTGLANYETELPQVLGDLHSLALDPFQVLSRGRVAKTRQVFLKFRSLVFQKSLNLSAPAEDDSSKSFENGIGVTHVKLQASSSGKPDDPTKGGRKRGPSDRQEEMAAKKKKKLGDIRNLTKEKKAVKKNDEPPTRDVKPPVTMIKKSGPDFVKKTERRPEPTMLNMKFPPGGSLPNTNELKARFARFGVMDHSATRIFWNTFTCRVVYRYKADAQAAYKFAVGNSTLFGNRGVKCTLKEVGVVGSAEPEPSAKVPKEDHQPSMEYRPPSMVPASPGVQLKSILKKSGSEDAAGNGGRGRVKFMLGGEENQVKNMENKNGASSFSSSTSHATMDFNSKNFQKAVLQSSTNPLPLLPLPNSNPITSSTTQFTRPLPPPPPPSSKHYSTPLAPPPLLPPPRSINYANEMSKPTPTPPLLPPPGNFVHNLQRPNIAPIPTMPKIDISQQMLSLLTKCNEVVTNVSNTFGYVPYHPL; from the exons ATGACAGATAACGATTTTGAATTAGGAGCTGATAATACAAACCCTAGAATAGATTCAGATGATGTTAGTAGCTTAGAAAATACAAACCCTAGTTTAAATTCTGCATCtgtaaattttaaaactgaTTCGGGTGTCGAAAATGTTTCGGATGAAGGAAATGATGTAAATAACGATAGTCGGCCCGAAAATGATGAGGTGGTGGTTAGAGATAGGGATGTAAAGAGTGTTAAAAAGAAAGGGAAGAAAAGGATGGAGTCGAAAACGGACTTGTTGCCGGTTTACGATTCGATGATTTCGCAGTTTGATGAGTTTGCGGCTAAAAACGGTGTTGTGATTATTAGTGAGGAACGGTCGCCGGGAGGGTTGGGTGAGGGGTTAACGGGAGGTCACGGGTTTGAGGTTGGGGATATGGTTTGGGGAAAAGTGAAGTCTCATCCGTGGTGGCCGGGGCATATATTTAGTGAAGATTTTGCGACTCCTTCAGTGAGGAGATCGAAAAGGGACGGGCTTTTGTTGGTTGCGTTTTTTGGAGATAGTAGTTACGGATGGTTTGATCCTTCGGAGCTTGTACCGTTTGATACTGATTTTGAGGAAAAGTGTCGTCAGACGAATGCTAAGTCGTTTGTTAAGGCTGTGGAGGAGGCAGTGGATGAGTTGAGTAGGAGGAGTGCGCTCGGGTTGGCTTGTATGTGTAGGAGTAAGGAGAATTTTAGGCAGACTGATGTTAAAGGGTATTTTGCTGTTGATGTGCCGGATTATGAGCCTGGAGCTGTGTACTCGGTTGATGCAATTGGTAAAGCCAGGGAGGGGTTTAAGCCCGATTTGGCTCTCGATTTTATAAGGCGGTTGGCTTTGGAACCTACAGGTGGTGAGAGTACTGGTATCGAGTTTATAAAGAACAAGGCAAATGTTGTTTCTTACAGAAGGGCAGTTTATGAGGAATTTGATGACACGTATTTACAAGCATTTGGTTATGATACTGCCCGCTCATCACCTGAAACTTCAAAAGAACCGGCACCACGAAAAACACCAGCAAAAG CTCCATTGAGTGGGCGGCAGGTGTTTGCTGACACTTCTGGCAAGGGAAAGAGTTCCACAAAACCAAATAAGCCCAAAGACCATGCTAAAAAGGATAAGTACCTCTTAAAGCGTAGAGATGAACCTAAACAAGTTAAAGGGAACCAAAAGGAGAAGGGCAAGGTGGCATTATCTCCCCAGCTTGGCCATATCGAAGATTCCACGACAATTGCTGCTGGTGACTTTGTGTTGCAAAAGAGAGTTTCAGCAGCACATGGATCAGTTGGGTTAGATATTGCAAATGATGGAACACCTTTAGTGGATATAAGTGAAAAAGGTGCAATTATGGAAGACAAGCCTATGGACCTTGAATCTGAAGAGCCTGGTTTTCAGACCATCAATAGCAACGTTGATAATGATGACAAAAGGATTGTGTCACAAATGGAGGACAAAAACACAAGTTCTGATTTGGTAGATGACAAAACTTCAAGTGACAAATTGGTTATTACCCACAAGGATATCCGAAATTCAGGAGCCCAAAAAGATATTGCTTCTCAAAGTGCGGATAAAGGGCTAAAGAAGGTGAAAGTCTCCAAACGTCCATTCGGAGAGTTAGGTGCAGGGAAATCCGTCTTGCctgagaagaagaaaagaaagaaagaacggTTGATGTCTGATGGCACGCAGGGAGCTCCTTTGATGAAGAAAGTTCTAACTAAAAAGCATGTTCAATCAACAAACCCAATGGTTGAGATTCCACACGGGACTGATAGTAAAAGTACTATTTCTTCCTCTTCTCATACAGGGACACAAGAGACGACTGGTCTGGCCAATTATGAAACCGAACTCCCACAGGTGCTTGGTGATTTGCATTCACTTGCTCTTGATCCTTTTCAAGTGCTTAGCAGAGGAAGAGTCGCTAAAACAAGGCAGGTTTTTCTAAAATTTCGGTCACTCGTATTTCAGAAAAGCTTAAACTTGTCTGCACCAGCTGAGGATGATTCTAGTAAATCTTTTGAGAATGGCATAGGAGTGACACATGTAAAACTACAAGCCAGCTCTTCTGGGAAACCTGATGATCCCACGAAAGGTGGGCGAAAGCGGGGTCCATCTGACCGTCAGGAAGAAATGGCtgccaaaaagaagaaaaagctTGGTGATATTAGAAATTTAACAAAGGAAAAGAAGGCAGTCAAGAAGAATGATGAACCACCCACACGAGATGTAAAGCCTCCAGTTACTATGATAAAGAAATCAGGACCCgattttgtcaagaaaacagAGCGACGACCGGAACCTACTATGCTAAATATGAAGTTTCCCCCAGGAGGATCTCTACCAAACACTAATGAGCTAAAGGCACGGTTTGCGCGTTTTGGAGTAATGGATCATTCAGCTACTCGGATTTTTTGGAACACCTTCACATGTCGAGTGGTATACAGGTACAAGGCAGACGCCCAGGCTGCTTATAAATTTGCTGTTGGAAATAGCACTCTGTTTGGAAACAGGGGTGTAAAGTGCACTCTCAAGGAGGTCGGGGTTGTGGGTTCGGCTGAGCCTGAACCATCAGCTAAAGTCCCTAAAGAAGACCACCAGCCATCAATGGAGTACAGGCCACCATCTATGGTTCCAGCCTCACCAGGTGTGCAGCTGAAATCAATTCTGAAGAAATCTGGCAGTGAAGATGCGGCAGGGAATGGTGGTAGGGGGCGTGTAAAATTCATGTTAGGTGGGGAAGAAAATCAAGTGAAGAATATGGAGAACAAAAATGGtgcatcttctttttcttcttctacttCTCATGCAACAATGGATTTTAATAGTAAGAATTTTCAAAAGGCTGTTCTTCAATCATCTACTAATCCATTGCCACTTCTTCCTCTTCCTAATTCTAATCCTATTACTAGTTCAACCACTCAATTTACTAgaccattaccaccaccacctccaccaagTTCTAAGCACTATAGTacgccactagcaccacctcCGTTACTGCCACCACCACGGTCTATAaattatgcaaatgaaatgtcAAAACCAACCCCGACACCACCACTACTACCGCCCCCTGGGAACTTTGTTCATAACTTACAAAGACCAAATATTGCCCCAATACCCACAATGCCCAAAATCGACATATCACAACAAATGTTAAGCCTTTTGACGAAGTGCAATGAAGTTGTTACCAATGTGTCAAACACGTTTGGCTACGTGCCTTACCATCCCCTTTGA